Within Paenibacillus sp. RUD330, the genomic segment TGTCCGCAGCGTATCCCGGAAGCTGATGAGGCGCAGCCCGCTGACCCGCTTGTTCTTTTTCATGAACAGCGTGGTCATCCGCCGCATCCGCGCCTAATTCGAAGCTGTAAGCTATTTTTTTTAAATAAATATGCGTCATTGGAGGATTTACACATGTCAGCTGTTAAATCGATTGCTGTTCTGACCAGCGGCGGGGATTCCCAGGGAATGAACGCTGCCGTGCGCGCCGTGGTGCGCAGCGCCCTGTACTACGGACTGGATGTATATGGCGTCCAGAGAGGCTACCAAGGCTTGATCAACGATGACATCCGTCCCATGGACCTGCGAAGCGTCGGCGATATCATCCAGCGCGGAGGCACGGTGCTGCAGACGGCCCGCTGCAAGGAGTTCCTGACTCCGGAAGGTCAGCAAAAGGGTGCTGACGTCCTGCGGGAGCGGGGCATCGACGGACTTATCGTCATCGGCGGGGACGGATCCTACCAAGGGGCGAACAAGCTGAGCAAGCTCGGCATCAAGACGATGGCGTTGCCGGGCACGATCGACAACGATATCGCATATACGGATTTCACCATCGGATTCGACACGGCCGTCAGCATCGTCGTGGATGCCATCAACAAGCTGCGCGATACGATGACCTCGCATGAGCGCTCGTCCATCGTCGAAGTCATGGGCCGCCATTGCGGCGATATCGCTCTCTATGCCGGTCTGGCGAGCGGAGCGGAGACGATCATCGTTCCCGAGGTCGAGTACGATCTGGACGAGGTGTCCCGCCGGATGCAGGACAACTTCAAGCACGGCAAGCGCCACAGCATCATCGTGGTCGCCGAAGGCGCGGGCAAGGGCGAGAATGTCGCCCAGCATATCACGGACTGCTGCGGCATCGAGCCGCGCACGACCGTGCTGGGCCATATCCAGCGCGGCGGGGCGCCGACCCACAACGACCGCATCCTTGCGAGCCAGCTCGGGGATTTTGCCGTGCGCCAGCTGATGGAAGGCCATTCGGCCAAGTCCTGCGGCATCATCAAAGGCGAGCTGACCGCGACCGACATCGATCTTGTCGTCAACACGAAGAAGCCGTTCAATATGGAGCTGTACAACCTGGCTCTCCGCTTGTCCCAATAAGAAGCCGCATCATTCAAGAGCCAAGCCCTGTCCGGCGGCCCCAAGCCGCAGCGGCAGGGCTTTCTGGCAAGCCGTGCGCTTCGTTGGCCCATAACGACGACATCCCTCAAGGAGGAATCACCTATGTTCCTGTATAAGATCGAGATTCAGCTTGAGCAAGGGCAGGCGCATCTGATCGTGCTCGCCGCGACAGACGAAAAGGCGTTCTCCTACGTGGAGAGCCATGTGCAGCGGCATTTCCTGAAGGTTCCCGAGATGACCTCCATCGCGATCGTGGAGAAGAAAAGGACGGAGCCGGGCAACGGTTATGTGATCGAAGGCTGACATGTGGAATGAAAAAGGTCAGCAGCCTCAATGAGGCTGCTGACCTTTTTTCTGATGGAGCGAAGCGATCGCCGCTTCCTCCGGATGGTTGGGAATGAGTCCGGTTATTTGAAATTGGCGCTTTCCGTATAGCTGTTGCCTGCATTCCAGAGCAGATACTCCTCGACGCCGGTATCGTGAAGCGCCTTGATCTGGGCCTCCACTTCGGTTTTGCCGTACTTGATGTAATGGCCTTTGCCTAGCCAGCTGGCGGTGAAGTCCTGAATCCATGGCCGGATGACAGGCTTGTAGCTGCCGATCGGATCCAGCTTCTTGTGCGTGTCGACCATGGAGCCCTTGATGACCTGGTAGGGACTCATGTCCGGGTTGGAGGCGCCGAACCAGCCGGTGGAATAATGGCTCGGATAGACCATCGGGCTGATTACGTCGACATACTTGGAAATCTTCACGAAATCCTGGCCGATGCCTTCCGCTGCCGGAACAGAGGCGGCGTATCCGAAGATGTCGACCGATACCCGGACGTTGAGAGGGGCGAGCTGCTCTCTGGCGTACTTGACGAATCCGGCGACCGCATCGACGCGGCTGATGTCGGTCTTCTCATACTTGAGCGTGTCGGCTTTCTTCTCGAAGCCTTCGGGGAAGCGGACGTAATCGAACTGGATCTCCTTGAAGCCGAGCTTGGCGGCTTCCTTGGCGACCGCGATATTATAGTCCCATACTTCCTTGGAATAAGGATTGACGAAGGCATCGCCCTTGCCGTTCTTCCAAAGCGTGCCGTCCGGCCGGACGTAGCTCAGCTCGTGATGCTTCTCGGCGAGCACCGTATCCTTGAACACGACGATCCGGGC encodes:
- the pfkA gene encoding 6-phosphofructokinase encodes the protein MSAVKSIAVLTSGGDSQGMNAAVRAVVRSALYYGLDVYGVQRGYQGLINDDIRPMDLRSVGDIIQRGGTVLQTARCKEFLTPEGQQKGADVLRERGIDGLIVIGGDGSYQGANKLSKLGIKTMALPGTIDNDIAYTDFTIGFDTAVSIVVDAINKLRDTMTSHERSSIVEVMGRHCGDIALYAGLASGAETIIVPEVEYDLDEVSRRMQDNFKHGKRHSIIVVAEGAGKGENVAQHITDCCGIEPRTTVLGHIQRGGAPTHNDRILASQLGDFAVRQLMEGHSAKSCGIIKGELTATDIDLVVNTKKPFNMELYNLALRLSQ
- a CDS encoding DUF3906 family protein, whose translation is MFLYKIEIQLEQGQAHLIVLAATDEKAFSYVESHVQRHFLKVPEMTSIAIVEKKRTEPGNGYVIEG
- a CDS encoding putative glycoside hydrolase gives rise to the protein MEMVYSTLLLLMQLLSGGTGQQADASHGMMATYLNAAAGKEVMAVPAKEVQAPDAGGADFVKKDPQPDSPAVKGIYVTAHSAGGARLPKLLNLLDKTDLNSMVIDIKDDNGYLTYPTDNAELLKLGTAKKYIKDMPSLMSQLKEHDVYPIARIVVFKDTVLAEKHHELSYVRPDGTLWKNGKGDAFVNPYSKEVWDYNIAVAKEAAKLGFKEIQFDYVRFPEGFEKKADTLKYEKTDISRVDAVAGFVKYAREQLAPLNVRVSVDIFGYAASVPAAEGIGQDFVKISKYVDVISPMVYPSHYSTGWFGASNPDMSPYQVIKGSMVDTHKKLDPIGSYKPVIRPWIQDFTASWLGKGHYIKYGKTEVEAQIKALHDTGVEEYLLWNAGNSYTESANFK